A window of Chlorobium phaeobacteroides DSM 266 genomic DNA:
TACAGGAGACCTATCATGGAATCAAGGTTCCATACTGAAAGAGTTTAACTTGAATAAAGCAGTTCACGTATGCAGGAATTAGGGATAACTGGACAGGGCTCAGTAAGGGTTACCCGCAAGGAGGGTAATGTTGTAGTTCTTGAAAAGGACCTCGCAACAGAGCAGATGGTTCTTGCCATGGGTCCGCAGCACCCTTCGACACATGGCGTTCTGAAGCTTGAATGTTTTACTGACGGAGAGGTTGTTACACATGCGGAGCCCTATCTCGGCTATCTTCATCGCTGTTTTGAAAAACATTGCGAAGTTGTTGATTACCCCGGGATTGTTCCATATACCGACAGAATGGACTATCTTGCCGGGATGAACAGCGAGTGGGCTTACTGTCTTGCTGTTGAAAAACTGCTTGATCTTGAACTTCCCCGGCGTGTAGAGTTTATTCGCGTTATTGTTTCCGAGCTTAACAGGATCGCATCCCACCTTGTGGCTATAGGTACCTATGCGATTGATCTTGGCGCCTTTACCCCGTTTTTATTTTGTTTTCGCGACAGGGAGCATATACTCAGTCTCCTTGAGTGGGCTTCAGGCGCCAGAATGCTCTATAATTATATATGGATTGGGGGTCTGGCTTATGACGTTCCAGCCGATTTCAACAAGCGTGTCAAGGAGTTTGTTGACTATTTCCGACCCAAGGCTGTTGAGCTCTACCAGCTGCTCACCGAAAACGAGATTTTTGTGAAGCGCACAAAGGGAATAGGGATCATGCCGGCTGATGTGGCTATCAATTACGGCTGGTCCGGGCCAATGCTTCGCGGTTCGGGTGTACAGTGGGATCTTCGCAGAAACGATCCCTACTCTGTCTATCCGGAACTTGATTTCAAGGTGCCGATTCCTGACGGAAAGTTTTCTGATGTTGGCGATTGCCTTTCACGCCACCTTGTTCGTGCTCTTGAAATGGATGAAAGTCTCAGTATTATTGAGCAGTGTATTGACAAAATGCCCGGTTCAGAGGGTTTCAACCCAAGGGCCGCCGTACCAAAAAGAGTGCG
This region includes:
- a CDS encoding NADH-quinone oxidoreductase subunit D — protein: MQELGITGQGSVRVTRKEGNVVVLEKDLATEQMVLAMGPQHPSTHGVLKLECFTDGEVVTHAEPYLGYLHRCFEKHCEVVDYPGIVPYTDRMDYLAGMNSEWAYCLAVEKLLDLELPRRVEFIRVIVSELNRIASHLVAIGTYAIDLGAFTPFLFCFRDREHILSLLEWASGARMLYNYIWIGGLAYDVPADFNKRVKEFVDYFRPKAVELYQLLTENEIFVKRTKGIGIMPADVAINYGWSGPMLRGSGVQWDLRRNDPYSVYPELDFKVPIPDGKFSDVGDCLSRHLVRALEMDESLSIIEQCIDKMPGSEGFNPRAAVPKRVRAKAGEVYCRAENPRGELGFYIQSDGKSTKPLRCKARSSCFVNLSAMKDLSKGQLIPDLVAIIGSIDIVLGEVDR